One segment of Fuscovulum ytuae DNA contains the following:
- a CDS encoding shikimate kinase produces the protein MRRLKKTVVMVGMMGAGKTAVGTAVARALSVPFLDSDEEIVKAAQRSIAEIFERDGEAFFRARETEVLARLLRGAPCILSTGGGAFLSETNRKLVQEAGVSVWLRADLDLLWQRVRHKTTRPLLRTSNPRDTLRQLYEARVPVYSLAEIVVDSAADLSIDDMAAKVVAALALRKDVLEGE, from the coding sequence ATGCGGCGGCTTAAGAAGACGGTTGTGATGGTGGGGATGATGGGGGCGGGTAAAACCGCCGTCGGCACGGCGGTGGCCCGCGCCTTGTCTGTTCCCTTCCTTGATTCGGACGAAGAGATCGTCAAAGCCGCCCAACGCAGCATCGCCGAGATTTTCGAACGCGACGGCGAGGCGTTTTTCCGTGCCCGTGAAACAGAGGTTCTGGCGCGGCTTCTGCGCGGCGCGCCTTGTATCCTTTCCACCGGGGGCGGGGCCTTTCTGTCCGAAACCAACCGGAAACTTGTGCAAGAGGCGGGGGTTTCGGTTTGGTTGCGGGCTGATCTAGACCTTTTGTGGCAGCGGGTCCGGCATAAGACGACGCGGCCCTTGCTGCGCACGTCCAATCCGCGCGACACCCTGCGTCAGCTTTACGAGGCGCGCGTGCCGGTCTACAGCCTTGCCGAAATCGTGGTGGACAGCGCAGCCGATCTGTCAATCGATGACATGGCGGCCAAGGTTGTCGCGGCCTTGGCGCTGCGCAAGGATGTTCTGGAAGGGGAATGA
- a CDS encoding site-specific tyrosine recombinase XerD, which translates to MTVAPRADSQWISTFLEAAAAERDAARNTRLAYGRDLSDAMGWLARQGKDFATASRADVEAYIVSCEAEGLSKSTRARRLSALRQLYRFAHEEGWRDDNPALRIKGPGATQRLPKTLTEAEVDRLLAAARDLGRSPEDRLRNRCLMELLYATGLRVSELVSLPVAAVRGDPRMILVRGKGGKERMVPLSAPARAALAEWLATWDRMEDAARRKGRPPSRHLFPGSGSAGHLTRQHFHLLVKDMAVQAGLSPSRVTPHILRHAFATHLLAGGADLRVIQTLLGHADVATTEIYTHVLDEHLKELVLEHHPLARVSPKA; encoded by the coding sequence ATGACCGTGGCCCCGCGTGCAGACAGCCAATGGATTTCCACCTTTCTCGAAGCCGCCGCAGCCGAACGCGATGCCGCGCGTAACACAAGGCTGGCCTATGGGCGTGATCTGTCCGATGCGATGGGATGGCTGGCTCGGCAAGGAAAGGATTTCGCCACCGCCTCGCGCGCGGATGTGGAAGCCTATATCGTGTCCTGCGAGGCAGAGGGCCTTTCGAAATCCACCCGCGCCCGCCGCTTGTCCGCCTTGCGCCAACTCTATCGCTTCGCGCATGAAGAAGGCTGGCGCGACGACAACCCCGCCTTGCGCATCAAGGGGCCGGGGGCGACCCAGCGGCTGCCGAAGACGTTAACAGAGGCAGAGGTGGACCGCCTTCTCGCCGCCGCCCGCGATCTGGGCCGCAGCCCCGAAGACCGACTGCGCAACCGCTGTCTTATGGAACTTCTTTACGCCACTGGCTTGCGGGTTTCCGAACTTGTGTCGCTGCCTGTGGCCGCCGTCCGTGGAGACCCGCGCATGATCCTTGTCCGCGGAAAAGGCGGCAAGGAACGCATGGTTCCCCTTTCCGCCCCCGCCCGCGCCGCGCTTGCCGAATGGCTGGCCACTTGGGACCGGATGGAAGACGCCGCGCGCCGCAAGGGTCGCCCCCCCTCTCGCCACCTTTTTCCCGGATCGGGCAGTGCGGGGCATCTGACGCGGCAGCATTTCCATCTACTGGTTAAGGACATGGCCGTGCAGGCGGGCCTGTCCCCATCGCGCGTGACCCCCCATATCCTGCGCCATGCCTTCGCCACCCATCTTCTGGCAGGCGGGGCCGATCTGCGCGTCATCCAGACTTTGCTGGGCCATGCCGATGTGGCCACGACAGAAATTTACACCCATGTCCTTGACGAACACCTCAAGGAACTGGTGCTGGAACATCACCCCCTCGCCCGCGTATCGCCTAAGGCTTGA
- a CDS encoding HlyC/CorC family transporter, which translates to MTLDAAFWITALAILVLLCTSAFFSGSETALTASSRGKLKAQADKGSRGAAIAMGVTEDSERMIGALLLGNNIVNILAASLATALFTRLFGDSGVALATLVMTALVLVFGEVLPKTLAITFPEPVASRVAPVIRLMIIVFSPVITIVRALVRVILRSFGVTGNEEGRLTAMREEIAGTIALGHSEGAVEKDARDRLLGALDLTHRTVDEIMRHRRQIEMINADDTPEKILTQALASPYTRLPIFRESDDNILGVIHAKDLLREVDRLVRGDGEGNIGNLSDLDIVKVAMKPYFIPETTTLDEQMREFLKRRTHFALVVDEYGALQGLITLEDILEEIVGEITDEFDVVAKDGGLSQVEGGDYIVDGAMTIRDLNRAMDWTLPDDEANTIAGLVIHEAQMIPAEGQAFIFHGFRFEVVQKRENRITRLRLRAIERAQAH; encoded by the coding sequence ATGACACTCGATGCCGCCTTCTGGATCACGGCACTGGCAATCCTTGTGCTGCTTTGCACTTCGGCCTTCTTTTCCGGGTCGGAAACGGCGCTAACGGCATCGTCCCGCGGCAAGCTCAAGGCGCAGGCCGATAAGGGGTCGCGCGGTGCCGCCATAGCAATGGGGGTGACCGAAGACAGCGAACGCATGATCGGGGCGCTTCTTCTGGGCAATAACATCGTCAATATCCTTGCCGCCTCGCTTGCCACTGCGCTGTTCACCCGGCTCTTCGGGGATTCGGGCGTCGCCTTGGCCACCTTGGTGATGACGGCGCTGGTTCTCGTCTTTGGCGAGGTGCTCCCCAAGACCTTGGCCATCACCTTCCCCGAACCTGTGGCCAGCCGGGTTGCACCGGTGATCCGGTTGATGATCATCGTCTTCTCGCCTGTCATCACCATCGTGCGCGCTCTTGTCCGGGTGATCCTGCGGAGTTTCGGCGTCACCGGCAATGAAGAGGGCCGTCTAACAGCGATGCGCGAAGAGATCGCGGGAACCATCGCCTTGGGCCATTCCGAAGGCGCAGTGGAAAAGGATGCGCGCGACCGCCTTCTCGGCGCGCTCGACCTGACCCATCGCACGGTGGATGAAATCATGCGCCACCGTCGGCAGATCGAGATGATCAATGCCGATGACACGCCCGAAAAGATTCTGACACAGGCGCTGGCCTCCCCCTATACCCGCCTGCCGATCTTCCGCGAAAGCGATGACAACATCCTTGGCGTCATCCATGCCAAGGACCTTCTGCGCGAGGTGGATCGTCTGGTGCGCGGCGATGGTGAGGGCAATATCGGCAACCTCTCCGATCTCGATATCGTCAAGGTTGCCATGAAACCCTATTTCATCCCCGAGACGACGACGCTTGACGAACAGATGCGCGAATTCCTGAAACGGCGCACCCATTTCGCCTTGGTGGTGGATGAATATGGCGCGCTCCAAGGATTGATCACGCTGGAAGACATCCTTGAAGAGATCGTTGGCGAAATTACCGACGAATTCGATGTTGTGGCCAAGGATGGCGGCCTGTCTCAGGTCGAAGGCGGCGATTACATCGTCGATGGGGCCATGACGATCCGAGACCTGAATCGTGCGATGGATTGGACCTTGCCCGATGACGAGGCCAACACCATCGCCGGCCTTGTGATCCACGAGGCGCAGATGATCCCAGCAGAGGGGCAGGCCTTCATCTTCCACGGCTTCCGCTTCGAAGTGGTCCAAAAGCGCGAAAACCGCATTACACGCCTGAGGCTGCGCGCAATAGAACGCGCGCAGGCACATTAG
- a CDS encoding helicase HerA-like domain-containing protein — MTDQPSIFVGGGGDAYALPQQLLLKYANRHGLIAGATGTGKTVTLQILAEGFSAAGVPVFMADVKGDLSGLAAAGTDAHKLHTPFMERAAKIGLQLTYRSFPVTFWDMFGEKGHPIRATVAEMGPLLLSRLLELSEAQEGVLNVAFRLADEEGLPLLDMKDLQALLVFIGENSEAISTRYGLVATASIGAIQRRLLVLENEGGAKFFGEPALDLGDLMLVDASGAGRINILAADRLMNSPRLYATFLLWLLSELFETLPEVGDPEKPKLVFFFDEAHLLFSDAPKALISKVEQVARLIRSKGVGVYFITQNPADVPENILGQLGNRVQHALRAFTAKDQKDLRLAAETYRPNPRFATEEAIRDVGTGEAVTSMLENKGIPGIVERTLIRPPSSQLGPIDPALRAQLMVQSPLKGKYDTVVDRESAYEKLRARAEAAARAAGEAATPAPSPWDRAASSEKDDGYRRARRYDPDQEEAPAARRTTSSRSDSIGTAFAKSFARQLGTKSGQAVVRGILGSLFRSR, encoded by the coding sequence ATGACGGATCAGCCAAGCATCTTTGTGGGGGGCGGAGGTGATGCCTATGCTTTGCCACAACAGCTTTTGCTGAAATATGCCAATCGTCATGGGCTCATTGCGGGTGCGACGGGGACGGGCAAGACGGTGACGTTGCAGATTTTGGCCGAAGGGTTTTCGGCGGCGGGCGTGCCAGTGTTCATGGCGGATGTGAAGGGTGATCTGTCCGGTCTGGCGGCAGCAGGGACCGATGCGCATAAACTGCATACGCCCTTCATGGAGCGGGCGGCCAAGATCGGACTTCAGCTGACCTATCGCAGTTTTCCAGTCACCTTCTGGGATATGTTTGGCGAAAAGGGCCATCCCATCCGGGCGACCGTTGCGGAGATGGGGCCGTTGCTTCTGTCGCGCCTTCTGGAACTGAGCGAGGCGCAGGAAGGCGTTCTGAATGTGGCCTTCCGGTTGGCGGATGAAGAGGGTCTGCCGCTGTTGGATATGAAAGACCTTCAGGCGCTGCTGGTTTTTATCGGTGAGAATTCCGAGGCAATATCCACCCGCTATGGCCTTGTCGCGACGGCATCCATTGGGGCAATCCAGCGGCGGTTGCTGGTGCTGGAAAACGAAGGAGGCGCGAAGTTCTTTGGCGAACCAGCGCTGGACCTTGGCGACCTGATGCTTGTGGATGCGAGTGGGGCTGGGCGGATCAATATCCTTGCGGCTGACCGTTTGATGAATTCGCCCCGGCTTTATGCGACCTTCCTGCTGTGGCTTTTGTCCGAACTGTTCGAAACGCTGCCTGAAGTGGGAGACCCGGAAAAGCCCAAGCTCGTTTTCTTTTTCGATGAGGCGCATCTTCTGTTTTCTGACGCGCCCAAAGCGCTGATTTCGAAGGTAGAGCAAGTGGCGCGGCTGATCCGCTCTAAGGGGGTTGGGGTTTATTTCATCACCCAAAACCCGGCTGATGTGCCGGAAAACATCCTTGGGCAGTTGGGCAACCGGGTGCAGCACGCGCTGCGCGCTTTCACGGCCAAGGATCAAAAGGATCTGCGGCTTGCGGCCGAAACCTATCGGCCCAACCCGCGTTTTGCCACGGAAGAGGCGATACGCGATGTCGGCACGGGCGAGGCGGTGACCTCGATGCTAGAAAACAAGGGCATTCCGGGCATTGTGGAGCGGACGCTGATCCGCCCGCCCAGCAGTCAGTTAGGGCCGATCGATCCGGCCTTACGGGCGCAGTTGATGGTGCAATCACCTCTGAAGGGGAAATACGACACGGTTGTCGACCGCGAGAGCGCCTATGAAAAGCTGCGTGCGCGGGCCGAGGCTGCGGCCCGTGCTGCAGGCGAAGCGGCCACGCCCGCGCCTTCCCCTTGGGATCGCGCCGCATCCTCAGAGAAGGATGACGGCTATCGCCGCGCCCGCCGCTATGATCCGGACCAAGAAGAGGCACCCGCCGCGCGCCGCACCACAAGCAGCCGAAGCGATTCCATCGGCACCGCCTTCGCCAAGAGTTTTGCCCGGCAATTGGGGACGAAGTCGGGTCAGGCGGTGGTGCGAGGTATCCTTGGGTCGTTGTTCCGCAGCCGCTAA
- a CDS encoding invasion associated locus B family protein: MSLLSLPRSASFALTLGLTLLGGSLALAQETTDAPVADAASPEGLSMGQSPAEGPGSTYVKEAFSDWELRCIRVESGAEPCQLYQLLKDGQGTSVAEIGLFSLPEGGEAAAGATIIVPLETLLTQGLRLGIDAAQPKIYPFTFCSQVGCVARVGFTAEEVEAFRKGNKAVLTIVPAVAPDQTVSLDVSLAGFTAGFEAVKATLAEEAPAP; encoded by the coding sequence ATGTCATTGCTCTCTCTTCCCCGTAGCGCATCCTTTGCCCTTACGCTTGGTCTGACGCTGCTTGGCGGCAGCCTTGCCTTGGCGCAGGAAACCACCGATGCCCCGGTGGCCGATGCCGCATCCCCTGAGGGCCTGTCGATGGGCCAAAGCCCGGCTGAAGGTCCGGGGTCCACCTATGTGAAAGAAGCTTTCAGCGATTGGGAACTACGCTGCATCCGCGTCGAAAGTGGCGCTGAACCTTGCCAGCTTTATCAACTTTTGAAAGACGGTCAGGGCACCTCTGTTGCCGAGATCGGCCTCTTCTCATTGCCCGAAGGCGGCGAGGCGGCGGCAGGCGCGACCATCATCGTCCCGCTGGAAACCTTGCTGACGCAGGGCCTGCGCCTTGGCATCGATGCGGCGCAGCCCAAGATCTATCCCTTCACCTTCTGCTCGCAGGTTGGCTGCGTTGCACGCGTGGGCTTCACCGCCGAAGAGGTGGAAGCCTTCCGCAAAGGCAACAAGGCCGTGCTGACAATCGTGCCCGCCGTCGCGCCGGATCAGACCGTTTCGCTTGACGTGTCGCTGGCAGGTTTCACCGCTGGGTTTGAGGCCGTGAAAGCCACCCTTGCCGAAGAGGCCCCGGCGCCATAA
- a CDS encoding beta-ketoacyl-[acyl-carrier-protein] synthase family protein, which translates to MRRVVVTGAGTVNALAHDVSGTLAALAAGRCGIAPLQMQDVERLSVRIGAAVTGWDAAQHLTRAQLASTDRFAQFALVAAAQAMAQSGLEVGQGHDCGAIIGTSGGGLGTSDAAYRAVYAEGKNRVAPLTVPKLMPNAAAGQMSMAYGLRGPVFALSSACASGNHAIGLACHLIRSGAARAMLAGGAEAMLCFGGIKAWEGLRVMSERACRPFSLTRDGMVQGEGAAVFVLEEREAALARGAPILAEVIGFAMTSDAGDLVAPSQSGAEQAMRAALADAGISPETVGYINAHGTGTAANDRTEAAAIRAVFGTAPPPVSSTKAMHGHAMGATGAIEVLACLLALQDGVLPPTIGFEAQDPDCDLDVVPNVARKAEVGVAVSNSFAFGGLNAVLVLARP; encoded by the coding sequence ATGAGGCGCGTGGTTGTGACCGGCGCGGGGACGGTGAATGCACTGGCCCATGATGTCTCGGGCACGCTTGCCGCCTTGGCGGCGGGGCGATGCGGCATTGCCCCGTTGCAGATGCAGGATGTGGAACGGCTGTCCGTGCGTATCGGGGCCGCAGTTACCGGATGGGATGCGGCGCAGCATTTGACGCGGGCGCAATTGGCTTCGACCGACCGTTTCGCGCAATTTGCGCTGGTGGCGGCGGCGCAGGCGATGGCGCAATCGGGGCTGGAGGTTGGTCAGGGCCATGATTGTGGTGCGATCATCGGAACCTCTGGCGGTGGTCTTGGCACATCGGACGCCGCCTATCGCGCGGTCTATGCCGAGGGAAAGAACCGCGTCGCACCCCTGACAGTGCCGAAGCTGATGCCCAATGCGGCGGCAGGGCAGATGTCGATGGCGTATGGACTGCGCGGGCCGGTCTTTGCCTTGTCCTCGGCTTGTGCCAGCGGCAATCACGCCATCGGATTGGCCTGTCACCTGATCCGTAGCGGTGCTGCGCGGGCGATGCTGGCTGGTGGGGCAGAGGCAATGCTGTGCTTTGGCGGGATCAAGGCATGGGAAGGGCTGCGCGTCATGTCTGAACGCGCCTGCCGACCGTTCAGCCTGACGCGGGACGGCATGGTGCAGGGCGAGGGGGCGGCGGTCTTCGTTCTGGAAGAACGCGAAGCGGCCTTGGCGCGGGGGGCGCCCATCCTTGCCGAGGTGATCGGTTTTGCCATGACTTCGGATGCAGGCGATCTGGTTGCGCCTTCTCAGTCGGGGGCAGAGCAGGCGATGCGCGCGGCTTTGGCCGATGCCGGGATTTCCCCGGAGACGGTGGGATATATCAACGCCCATGGCACCGGAACGGCGGCAAATGACCGGACAGAGGCCGCCGCGATCCGTGCAGTCTTTGGCACTGCCCCACCGCCTGTGAGTTCGACCAAAGCGATGCATGGGCATGCCATGGGCGCGACGGGGGCGATTGAGGTTTTGGCCTGTCTTTTGGCGTTGCAGGATGGGGTGCTGCCGCCGACCATTGGGTTCGAAGCGCAGGATCCTGATTGCGATCTGGATGTGGTGCCCAATGTGGCGCGGAAGGCCGAGGTTGGGGTGGCCGTGTCGAACAGCTTTGCCTTCGGAGGGCTGAATGCGGTGCTGGTCTTGGCTCGGCCTTAG
- a CDS encoding acyl carrier protein, with translation MEVRDRVIAIIAEKAVLAPADVTMQSSLSELGVDSLAMVEAIFAMEEVFDISIPFNANDPNEGRFDISTVGSIVAAVEELLAQKVT, from the coding sequence ATGGAGGTGCGCGACAGAGTTATCGCGATCATCGCCGAAAAGGCGGTGCTGGCCCCTGCGGATGTGACGATGCAGAGCAGTCTGTCAGAGTTGGGCGTCGATTCCTTGGCCATGGTCGAAGCCATCTTCGCGATGGAAGAGGTCTTTGACATTTCCATCCCCTTCAACGCCAACGACCCGAATGAGGGGCGTTTCGACATCTCGACCGTGGGAAGCATCGTGGCTGCGGTAGAGGAACTTCTGGCGCAGAAAGTTACATGA